From the Mesotoga prima MesG1.Ag.4.2 genome, the window GTTGTAGCGATCTTTCAGTTCACAAATATCTGGAATGAATTCCTTTTCGGGTTGATCCTCACCAGGGGAGCCGATTCTCAGCCGCTTACGGTTGCGATAGGCAATTTGAAAGGGACAACCGTTGCATCATGGAATATTCAGATGGCCGGGATGTTGATCTCTGTTCTACCCGTGCTAATCGTGTACATATTCTTCTTGAAATTGATTGTAAAGGGACTACTTATGGGTTCGGTAAAAGGCTAGTAGATTGATTATAAATGATTGAAAATGGAGGTGTTAGCGTGAAGAAGAAGGTATTGCTTCTTGGAGAAACATGGACGGTAACAAAGATTCACACAAAGGGTTTCGACGTTGTGGAGCTCGGAGGTTTCGATGACTACTCTGTGTATTTCAAAGAGCCTATGAAGGCCTTTGAGGATATAGAAGTAACACATATCCCCAATCATCAGGTGCTCAGCATGTTCCCGTCGACCGCGGAAGAGCTTGCGAAGTTCAACGTAGTAATCATAAGCGACTGCGGAAGAAACACCCTGACAATGTACCCCGATATGTTCAAAGTACCTATGGGTCCTAACAAGGTCCAGATGTTATCTGATTACGTTCTTAATGGCGGATCTCTCATAATGACGGGTGGGTACGTTGACTTCCAGGGCTTCCAGGGCAAGGGTAACTACCACGGCAGCCCTATCGAGAAAGTAATGCCTGTCAATATGATGGAGACTGACGACAGGGTAGAGGCAACTCAAGGGGCCTCGGTCAAAGTATTAAATCCCAATCATCCGATCTTGAAGGGTATAGATACAACGTGGCCGAGATTCCTGGGCTACCAGAAGGTCTTTCCCAAGGAAGGTTCCGAAGTACTTGCCGAGATCGACGGCGATCCCTTCATAATTGTCGGTGACTCAGGAAAGGGCAGATCGATGGCCTTTATGTCAGATCTTGCACCCCACTGGGGAACTGACTTCGTGAAGTGGGAGTACTACGGCAAATTCTGGCATCAGGCTATTAGCTGGCTCAGCAAGGAGTAGATAAGAAGAGAGAGCCGAAAAAAGCTATCTGCCTAACAGGAGTTCGATCACTTTCTTGGTTTTATGCGAATGATTTCCGAGAATGGAAGGCTGGCCTTGGATGGGCCGGAAATACAAGAGGGCACGGTTTGCGCCCTCTTGTTTTGTCTCGATCATTTTGAATTCAGAAAGTGGTTAGTGTAGCGGTGTTCTTCCGGAAACAACAAAGAATTTTAAATCGGTAGCTCGACTATCGTAGCGACGAACTCCTCTTCATTAGCCATTGAAATAGTGCCACCATGCAGTTCGATTATTCTTCTCGTTATGCTCAGGCCAAGTCCGGTTTCTCCTCCAACCCCCTTGTTGAAGGGTTTGAAAAGCTCTTCCAATCTGGTTTCGGGGATTTTCTCCCCATCGTTTGCGAATCGCATCAAAAGATTCTCTTCTCTCTCGTCTACTTCCATAGTTACCTCTATCCTGTTCTTTGCATAGCGAATCTGATTTGAAAGTATGTTTTCTATGGCTATCGCCAGCTGTTCTTCATTGACCTCGGTCTTGAAGTCTTTGAGATTAAGATTCCAGTCTATGTCGTCCCTCTGGAATGAAAATCGCCCGACTGTGTCCTCAACCAGCTCTGAGAGATTGACTTCCTCTTTTTCGAGGTCGTGACGCGACAGGTATTCAAGTCTCGTTATGAAGAGGAGATCCTTTACCCTCAGATCCATTCTCTGGATCTCTTTATCTATGACGTCTATAGCACTATCCAGGTCACCCCCGGGATAAATGTCGTCTTTGATTGCCTGTGCGTAACTTCGTATAACCATGACAGGTGTCTTTAGTTCATGGGAGATAAACTGGAGCATTGACTGTTGTTCTCTGTCCTGCTCGCTGAGGCTCTTTCTCATATTCTCGATTGAACCGGCTAGCTCTCCGATCTCGTCGCTTCTATTCAAAGAAATCGGCCTGTCCCAGTTTCTCTTTGAGATCATTCGCACGTCCTCGGAAAGTTTTTTGAGAGGCTTAGTCAGGTATCTAGAGAAGACTATTATGAAAACCAGACTGACCACAGTCATTATCGCCATTACGAGCAGCAGCCTGGAGAACAACGTCGATGAAAGAGTGTTCATGTACGTATCCCACATATAGGAAATCATCGTGACGTCTCTTCCCGAAATCTCTTCAGTACGAATCACATAGAAAAGACTCCGGCCGGAGAGAAGCGTTTCGTACCTCTCTGAAAGCGACGTCTGCTTTTCTGCGTTTTCTTTAATGGATTTCATAACAGGAAGTATTTCGGGAATAATCGTTCCGCTAATTAGTACGTCCCTGGAAGTTGAGTCCTGAAGCGGAGGAGTTCTGTCGGAGCTATCCTGGGTTCCAAATCTGTTCAGGTAGTAATCTATTAGGTCAAACTCCCTGTCGAAGACGATTATGTGTCCTACGTCTCTGGCATTTCTAAGACTGTTGAGGTCGATATCCTCGAAGGGGATGAACCCTCCCTGCAATTCGATCACCCTCACTTCTTGAGCATACTCTATCGTTCTGTACGCTTCGGTGGTGAAAAAGTCTCTTATAGACCATCTGAAGACGATACCCAGAAGAAGGAAGAGGATAGAAAGAACAGCGGCAAATAGCAGCCAGAGCTTGTCGGAAAGACTCCAGGATTTCATATGTTCACACTCTTATAGCCGAAACCATAGACGGTTTCGATCTTGAAATGGGGCATCTTCTTTCTAAGCCTCCGTACAAGATCGTCAACTGCTCTATCACTACCGTAGTGGTCGTAACCCCAGACTCTGTCAAGTATCTGGTCTCTTGAAAAAGGCTTGCCTTTGCCGTTGACAAAGAGCAGGAGCAAATCGAACTCCATGGAAGTGAGCTCAATAAGCTGTGACTGATTCTCATCGATTTCTTCAGTAACTGTCCTTCTCGCCTCGTCGATCTTGTATGGAGGAATGGGTATGATTCCGCCAGAATGGTGGACACGTTCAAGAATCTTCTTGACCCGAATGACAAGCTCCCTTGGGAGAAAGGGCTTGGGCAAGTAGTCGTCGCTTCCCATCTCGAGTCCGACAACTCTATCAATATCTTTGTCCCTTGCTGAAATAAAGATTACAGGTATCATCGAATCCCTCTTCCTGATTTCTCTGAGAAGCTCGAAGCCATCGATCCCCGGCAGCATTATGTCAAGAATCCAGATATCGGGAGAGTCATCGATTTCATCGAATGCGTCGCTTCCGTTCTTGAACGACTTGACTTCCCAGCCCTCCTTTTCGAGATAGGAAGTCAGTACGCTGTTCAGATTCTTTTCGTCTTCAACGAGATTTATCCTTGTTCCCATGAATCACACCTCTGTGAATTCCACTTTATTCAATAATAATTGATTTCGCTATCAATAACTAACCGGTAAACCGGACTGCATAGATATGTCTCATTTCCTGTATTGCAGTCCGGCCCTTTAAAAGAACTACCTTTCCGGAGTAACCAACACAACGCTATCGCATGGTGCACAGTCTTTGCCTAGATTCATTGTCCTCAGATTATCACGCTCCTTTGCACTTACGGAATGGGGCGGTTCCAGTTATCTATGTCAGACTGTCATCGTAGTTCTTGTCCTATCTATTGGGTCAGGACTGTTAAAGGTTTTTGTAAAAACCTAAAAGGGATCTACACTCTTTACTGCCACAACTATCGTTTCAACTCCATTGCTCACCCTTTTAACCTGAATCGAGAACTCGGGCGGTTCGTAGATACAGCCCGCGGCAGATTGTAATGTGTTGTGATTCTTGTGAACCGGAGTCATATCGAGCATCATCACTTTCGTAATCGATTCCTCTTCCCAGGAACGCAACGTTTCCTCAAGATCTTCAGGGTCGATCACGCGGTTATCTGTTACAAGACGAGTTTCAGTCCCTTCGATTTCGCTCACCACAACTCTGTTCAGAGAATACAGGCCCAGGTCCTTCAGCTTCTGGATAAGGTCGTCCAAAGTCATTTCCGTCTTATCTGAATATCGCTTCTCATGGCTTGTGACTAACATTTCTTCAACTCCTTGGAAGTCTCTGAGATCTAGTTCTCAGTTATATTATAGGAAGTAATATCCGAGAGAATTCGGCAAAAGTGTGGGATATAATGGGATTCATAAGACCGGAATTCCACTGGTATTGCAATGTAAGGAATTTAAAAAGGAGTGTTTGGGCTATTGAACTGCCTACGGAGGTGACTTATGAAAGGGATAATTACCGTTCTATTCATACTGTGCGCAGTTATTCTGGCTTCAGAGCCTTTCAGCATAGGATTCATCTATGTTGGTTCGGTCAATGACGGGGGCTGGACAGAGAAACACGACGAGGGCAGGCTGTATCTCGAGAAGACTTTTGGAAGTCAAATCGAGACTTCTTTCATAGAAAACGTGACTGAAGGAGAACAGGATCTGGAGGTTCTTAGAAGTTACGCCGAACGTAACGTCAAACTCCTTTTCAGTACAAGCTTCGGCTTCATGGACGACGTTCTGGAGATAGCAAAGGACTATCCCGATACGATCTTCATGCATTGTTCGGGATATGAGACTGCCGAAAATGTCGGGACCTACTTCGGAAGGATATATGAGCCGGCGTATCTGACCGGTCTCATAGCCGGTAAGATGACAAAGAGCAACATAATCGGCTATGTTGCAACATTCAAGATTCCGGAAGTTATCAGGGGGATAAATGCTTTTGCGAATGGAATCGGAAAGGTCAACCCCGATGCTCGCGTGCACGTTATCTGGACCGAGACCTGGTTCGATCCCTCTTCCGAAGAGGAAGCGGCCGACGCCCTCCTGGATCTTGGAGCCGATGTAATCGCTCAGAGCCAGGATTCGCCAGCTGCAGTTCAGGCGGCCGGACAACGGGGTGTTTACGCTATTGGTTACAACACCGATATGAGTGCCTTCAGTCCAGACACTTTTCTGACTTCTCCCATATGGAACTGGGGAGTCTTTTACGAGAGAGTCGTAAAAGAAGTAATGGAGGGAAAGTGGACCAGCTATCAATACTGGGGCGGAATAGAGGACGGTGTAGTCGACATAGTTATGAGTAATCTAGTTCCCGCCGATCTTCAGGAACTTATGAATAAAGAAAGAAGCCGGATAATTGAGGACGATTATCATCCCTTTGAAGGGCCTTTGCAAGATCAAGACGGAAAACTAAGATATTCAGAGGGCGAAGAACCAACCGACGAAGAGCTGTTGACCATGGACTGGTTTGTGAGCAACGTCATCGGCAGCCCGAAGTGACTCTTATCTGTTTAGTCTAATGGAGCAGACCAGTCAAAAGGCGAGAATCATCGCCGCCAGTAAAGGCTTCGCCTTCGCCAGTACCACTTCGTGGTGCCAGTCTCGCCTTCGGCGAGGCCAGTTCCGCTGCGCGGGCAAAGAGCCATCCTTCGTTAATTGTCCCAAATCATGGACGGCTCTTAATGCTCTTGATCTTAAATCCCCGCTTGAGCGGGGGGGACCGCTTGCGGTGGGGAGTGTGGTCTTTGAACAGCTTTTGGAATAGATTGGCCTGTTCGAAATTGAACGACAAATTCACTCTTCAAGTTGTTTGGTCTGTGATCCATAGGTATTCTCATAGAAGCAACAAGGAATGAACATCGAACAACCCTCTCAGGGGACTATGTCAGGGCAGTAACTTTTCCAAACGTTGGAGATTCACACCCTCCGCCACTACGTGGCCCTCCTCCCTCAAGGGAGGATTAAAATCCTTATTCAGAAGCTCAAACAGTTTCTAGAGGATCATCCCTTGATCCGGGGCATGGACTGTTTTTTCACTGCGTGAAGCATCTTCAAACAAACAGCAGTCGTTTCGCCTGACATAGTGGGAGCTGGCGTGCGAAAGCAGACTGGTTTCTGAATTCCTCCCGCGGAAGCGGCATCACTTAGGCTCTTGGTCTTCTCGGAGGAGAACCGTTGACGGACAACGTTGTTTTCAGCAGCGCTCAGCGGTTCTTAGGATAGAGATGCTGAAACAAGTTCAGCATGACGCAGTGTTAGATTCTCTGAACGATCTTGATCTTCCTACATCTACCCTCAAACCTCTGACCCCGGCCTTTGCTCTCACAACTCACAACTTGGAACTGACAACTGGCAACTGCTCTCCGAAGAACAACTCTTAATGCTCTTGATCTTAAATCCCCGCTTGAGCGGGGGGGACCGCTTGCGGTGGGGAGTGTGGTCTTTGAACAGCTTTTAGAATAGGTTGGCCTGTTCGAAATTGAACGACAAATTCACTCTTCACGTTGTTTGGTCTGTGATCCATAGGCATACTAATAGAAGCAACCTGGAATGAACATCGAACAACCCTCTCAGGGGACTATGTCAGGGCAGCAACTTTCCCGAACGTTGGAGACTCACACCCTCCGCCACTTCGTGGCCCTCCTCCCTCAAGGGAGGATTAAAATCCTTATTCAGAAGCTCAAACAGTTTCTAGAGGATCGTCCCTTGATCCGGGGCATGGACTGTTTTTCACTGCGAGAAGCATCTTCAAACAAACAGCAGTCGTTTCGCCTGACATAGTGGGAGCTGGCGTGCGAAAGCAGACTGGTTTCTGAATTCCTCCCGCGGAAGCGGCATCACTTCCCCGGATGCTCTTCCGGGCATCACTTCCCGACGAAGGCGGCCTCGCCTCCTGCCGGAGGCAGCATCACTTCTACTCTTGCTCTTCCTACCCGCAACCACCAACCCCGAACCTCGTTTTCATCATCATCTCATCAAAGTCCGGATATAAGAAAGAGCCTATTTGTGCTTTCTTGATGGTATTCGTATTTCAAATATGCTTCCTCCGCCGGGGCGGTTCTCGACAGTTATTTCGCCCCCTAGCGAGCCGATCATTTCCTTTGCTATTGAGAGACCCATGCCGCTTCCCGAGCTGTTGTGAGATTCGTCTATCTTGTAGAATCTATCGAATATCCTTTCCTTATCCGGGTCATCTATGCCGGGTCCGGAATCGCCTATCTGAATGAGGAGTGAAGCTTCTCTCTCAAAGGCCTTAACGGTGACATCGCTCTTCTCTTCGGTGAACTTGATAGCATTTTCAAGCACGGCCGCAACCGCGACTTTAAGTTTGTCCAGATAGGTCCTGACGAAGAGATCTTCATCGCTCTCAAGGATTATTCGGACCTCTTTCGATTCGGCGAAGGTTCTGTGATACTCTTTCATCTCTTCGAGAAACTCACGAACTCTCACATCCTGATAAGATATCACCGCCGAACTATCGTTGTTTGCTTTTGCCTGTAGCAGGAGTTGATTGACAACATTCTGCATACTCCGGGTAGCACCGTCAATCGCATCTATCTTGTCTCTCGACTCACTTTCCAGTGGTCTGCTCTTGAGCAGATCTACGCTCAGCCTCATAACCGTAAGGGGCGTCTTTAACTCGTGAGAAGCGTCGGCAGTGAAGCGCTGAAGTCTATCATAGCTTTCTCTCAGAGGTGTCAGAACGTAACCGGCTAAGGCCAGACCGACTATCCAGGAGATGGCCGCGACGAGCACTATCAGTAGAATCAGGGAAAAGAGAAGACTGGTAGATTTTTCGCTCAGCCCTTCGATAGATCTTCCAACCCTAAGGAAGAAAACCGGTTGTCCCGCGATATTTCTAATAGCTCTTGTAAGAATGTTGTATTCGAGTTCCGAGTCATCGTAATCAACGACCTTTGCCTTCGAAGTCCCCTCAACTAATGGCACACTGCTCTTTATTCTTCCTCCGAGCTGAAGAACGCTCTCTCCGTCAGGAGTGACGAACTCGAGGATCTCATTCTCCGCGGTGAAGAGGTCTAAATTTCCGGAATAGTTTCTGAGCATTCTCTCCAGGGCTATTAAGGGTGCCCTTCCGATTCTGGATTCGATCCTGTCTGCTACTCTGTTGAGGGCGGTTATCTCGGCCCCTCTTTCAAGCCTGAGGGAGAGGACGAAAATGAAGAGGCTCAAAACCGAGACGAGAGAGACCACTATGAGGGTGAAGAATAGCGTCCATCTCCTCTTTGCCTTTCTGAATGACAGCCCTTCACCTGTCACTGATTTCATAGCCCATTCCCCTGACCGTTTTTATTAACTTCTTTCTTCGCCCTCCGTCTACTTTCTTGCGGATGTTCTTTATATGGCTTCTGATTACGTCCGACCACAGTTCGTCGTCTTCATTCCAGAGATGTTCCTCGAGCTCGCTCTTCGGAACGACCCTGCCACTGTTTAGCATTAGATATTCAAGGATCTGGTACTCCTTCTTTCTAAGTTCTATCTTCTCGTTTCCCCTGCTGGCAGTCTTGAGCGACATATCAAGCTCCAGATCTCCTACTCTAAGAACCCTTGAAGGAGCTCCGCCGAACTGGGCCCTTCTTAAAAGAGACTGAATCCTGACGACAAGCTCCCGGATATCGAATGGCTTCGGAAGATAGTCGTCGGCTCCTAAGTCGAAGCCCCGGACTTTGTCTTCGATGCTGTCGAGAGCTGTAAGCATCAGTACGGGTATTCTGCTTCCCGAATCTCTGATCTTTTCAAGAACCTGCCAGCCGGTGAGTTTGGGGAGCAGAATGTCCAGGACAATAACGTCAAATGGACCATTGAGAGCCATATAAAGTCCCTCTTCCCCGTCAACTGCGAGTTCGGCTACAAAGCCCTCTCTTTCGAGAGACTCCTTGAGCAATCTGCCCAGACTACGCTCGTCTTCAACAATCAGAATCTTCATCTCTTCTCCTCCACTATGAAATCATACCAGTAGAAGTGTGAAATCTTCGAGAAAGCTGCGGAAGATCATCTTCCAAAAAAACTTCTGCAACAGAGGCCCCAAACAAAAGCCCTGAACAGGAGACCCCAAACAGAAGCCCTGAACAAGAGCATTTCAGGGCAGGCTCATTGGGGCAGGCTTCAGGGCAGGCTCGGTGGGGAAGGCTCAGTGGAACGACAACGAATGCTTATTCCGAAAACGTCTGAATCGGTCATGCTTAACTTGTTTCAGCATCCAGGCAGGCTTACCGAAAACAACAAATACCGTGAAAGCGTCCTGTAATTCTTAAGAACACAACAAACCGTCATCTGAACTCCATTCAGAATCTCGATGCTCTCTTGTTGAATGTCAGTAACGAGCTCACTTCATTGCCCTTTAGAAAAAGGTCTTCTTCTTCTCACAACTTGCAACTTGGAACTTGCAACCGTTCTTTTCTGAGAACGGAGAACTATTCAACGGACAACGAGTTCTCCTGCTCTTTCCAACCACCAACGCGCTGCCCCCGGCCACGGTCTTCAAAAGTGCAGATCCCGGATCAAGTCCGGGATGACAGAGTGAGGGACTTCCGGAAACCGCTGCCTGGACAACTTCCTCAGTTGCATTGAAACCCTGAATTGATTGCCAGTTCTCTTCACGAGACCCCAGACCCTGTAATCGATACCCTGCGCTCCGCGTCATCTGAACTCCATTCAGAATCTCGTGTTTTTTGATTTAACCAAGAACAAAGAACAGATCCTCGCTCTGGAAGAACGGGATTTATTCAGTGAATGGAGAACCATTCAACGGCAGACCGGTCTTTCTTGCTCTTCCTACAACGAACCTTCAATCCCCGATCACTGTATTTCAAAGCCTGGATCCCGAAACAAGTTCGGGGTGATCCTGACAGGTGAAGTGGATCATGATTAAGTCTACTCAAGAGAGTTAATGCATCAGAATAGAATTTACTTAGAGTCGAGATGAAGGAGATTAAGAATATGTACCTTTGAGTTAGATTTAGGCTTCATCTTCTGTAAGCTTATAATTTGTTGTGGAAGGAGTCATAAACGGAAGATTGCCCTTGATTATCGAAGTTTGCACTGGAAGCGTGTGCCTTATGTAATGCTCTTCCGAGGTCAGTAAGAGACTTATGAATCTGGTTAACGAACATGGTTTAGGCAACCTTGCCACCTTGAAGGCGTCCCACTGTATGGGACCCTGTTGCGACGGAGTTGTAGCCGACGTAGACGAGAAGAGATTCACCGGAATTTCGACGAAAAACGTCGACGAATTCTTCATGAGAGAGGTATTGAAACTAGAATCAGATCAGACGCTCTAGTAGGGTTTAGAGCTTCATATATCCTTTAGGGCGGGGAATCTCTCCCGCCAGTCTCTTAGAATACTCATTTTCTCATAGTCCAGTTCCCAGAGAAGCAATCCCTTCTCTGCTTCAAAGGGTACTTCGTTGCCATCTTGATCGAAGAGTACTGAAAAGGCCTCGTCGTATTCTATGCCGTTACCGTCGACCCCAGTCCTGTTTAGACCCAGAACAAATGACTGGTTCTCGATCGCCCTCGCTTTGAGAAGAGCCTGCCAGTGATTGGCTCGCTTTTCCGGCCAGTTGGCA encodes:
- a CDS encoding response regulator transcription factor, translating into MGTRINLVEDEKNLNSVLTSYLEKEGWEVKSFKNGSDAFDEIDDSPDIWILDIMLPGIDGFELLREIRKRDSMIPVIFISARDKDIDRVVGLEMGSDDYLPKPFLPRELVIRVKKILERVHHSGGIIPIPPYKIDEARRTVTEEIDENQSQLIELTSMEFDLLLLFVNGKGKPFSRDQILDRVWGYDHYGSDRAVDDLVRRLRKKMPHFKIETVYGFGYKSVNI
- a CDS encoding sensor histidine kinase, yielding MKSVTGEGLSFRKAKRRWTLFFTLIVVSLVSVLSLFIFVLSLRLERGAEITALNRVADRIESRIGRAPLIALERMLRNYSGNLDLFTAENEILEFVTPDGESVLQLGGRIKSSVPLVEGTSKAKVVDYDDSELEYNILTRAIRNIAGQPVFFLRVGRSIEGLSEKSTSLLFSLILLIVLVAAISWIVGLALAGYVLTPLRESYDRLQRFTADASHELKTPLTVMRLSVDLLKSRPLESESRDKIDAIDGATRSMQNVVNQLLLQAKANNDSSAVISYQDVRVREFLEEMKEYHRTFAESKEVRIILESDEDLFVRTYLDKLKVAVAAVLENAIKFTEEKSDVTVKAFEREASLLIQIGDSGPGIDDPDKERIFDRFYKIDESHNSSGSGMGLSIAKEMIGSLGGEITVENRPGGGSIFEIRIPSRKHK
- a CDS encoding glutamine amidotransferase, giving the protein MKKKVLLLGETWTVTKIHTKGFDVVELGGFDDYSVYFKEPMKAFEDIEVTHIPNHQVLSMFPSTAEELAKFNVVIISDCGRNTLTMYPDMFKVPMGPNKVQMLSDYVLNGGSLIMTGGYVDFQGFQGKGNYHGSPIEKVMPVNMMETDDRVEATQGASVKVLNPNHPILKGIDTTWPRFLGYQKVFPKEGSEVLAEIDGDPFIIVGDSGKGRSMAFMSDLAPHWGTDFVKWEYYGKFWHQAISWLSKE
- a CDS encoding sensor histidine kinase; translation: MKSWSLSDKLWLLFAAVLSILFLLLGIVFRWSIRDFFTTEAYRTIEYAQEVRVIELQGGFIPFEDIDLNSLRNARDVGHIIVFDREFDLIDYYLNRFGTQDSSDRTPPLQDSTSRDVLISGTIIPEILPVMKSIKENAEKQTSLSERYETLLSGRSLFYVIRTEEISGRDVTMISYMWDTYMNTLSSTLFSRLLLVMAIMTVVSLVFIIVFSRYLTKPLKKLSEDVRMISKRNWDRPISLNRSDEIGELAGSIENMRKSLSEQDREQQSMLQFISHELKTPVMVIRSYAQAIKDDIYPGGDLDSAIDVIDKEIQRMDLRVKDLLFITRLEYLSRHDLEKEEVNLSELVEDTVGRFSFQRDDIDWNLNLKDFKTEVNEEQLAIAIENILSNQIRYAKNRIEVTMEVDEREENLLMRFANDGEKIPETRLEELFKPFNKGVGGETGLGLSITRRIIELHGGTISMANEEEFVATIVELPI
- a CDS encoding BMP family ABC transporter substrate-binding protein, whose amino-acid sequence is MKGIITVLFILCAVILASEPFSIGFIYVGSVNDGGWTEKHDEGRLYLEKTFGSQIETSFIENVTEGEQDLEVLRSYAERNVKLLFSTSFGFMDDVLEIAKDYPDTIFMHCSGYETAENVGTYFGRIYEPAYLTGLIAGKMTKSNIIGYVATFKIPEVIRGINAFANGIGKVNPDARVHVIWTETWFDPSSEEEAADALLDLGADVIAQSQDSPAAVQAAGQRGVYAIGYNTDMSAFSPDTFLTSPIWNWGVFYERVVKEVMEGKWTSYQYWGGIEDGVVDIVMSNLVPADLQELMNKERSRIIEDDYHPFEGPLQDQDGKLRYSEGEEPTDEELLTMDWFVSNVIGSPK
- a CDS encoding response regulator transcription factor, which codes for MKILIVEDERSLGRLLKESLEREGFVAELAVDGEEGLYMALNGPFDVIVLDILLPKLTGWQVLEKIRDSGSRIPVLMLTALDSIEDKVRGFDLGADDYLPKPFDIRELVVRIQSLLRRAQFGGAPSRVLRVGDLELDMSLKTASRGNEKIELRKKEYQILEYLMLNSGRVVPKSELEEHLWNEDDELWSDVIRSHIKNIRKKVDGGRRKKLIKTVRGMGYEISDR